The nucleotide sequence TGATCACCAGCAAACCAGCCTGTATGTTGAATAGCAGGGAAACACAGCATATCAGTTCACTGATCACACAGGTCTTTTTGTATTCCATTCCTTGCAACTCTTGCTGCTTTGGAAGAACAGTCACCATTGGCATTGAGGGCCAGGCAGTAAGCAATTCTTCAGTTTTCCCAGGACTCCTGGTGGATGTCCCTCAGATGCTTGAGCCTGCAGATCTTAACAGACTGGGATCTGGTCCATTTAAAGTGGTGCTTTTTAATGTATCACTGTCAGGTGATATCTCTGAGGTTGGAGATGTAATTTTGGAGATCCATAAGGGAGTGGACCCAGAGCATGATCTCCTTCAGCAGCTCCTGAAGCTTGGGGAACAAGTTGTTAAGGACAAAGTGAGATTATTTGCATGCCAAAAAGTAGTACATCCGATTCTGCAGCACTACTTGAGGAAACATGGAGTGGTCGTAATTGAGAGGCTTGGACTTGCTCTGATGGAACCATTTGTCCAGATAACAGGTAAATGTTTAACAGTAAGGAATATTTatagaattaattataaatatatagctGTTATAGAGTTTAATACTTTATAGGTTGATAAGCAGTTACTGCacatttaaaaccttttttgtaaataaaaatatttaataaaaaaaaaatatatatatatatttttaagaaaatacataattcacattttaaatatgtatttttttattatttaattttttaaagttttaaaaggtttatcatgattttcacagaaaatattaaaatattatttaactgttgtcAACACTGAacattattgtattaatttcattaattatttgtattattatttatttttttaacatttcttattaagtaaaataaaattttgggaTTGAAAAAAGGAgcagcaagtcagcatattagaatgatttctgaaggatcatgtgacactgaagactaaagtaataactgctgaaaagctttgaagattttaaaatataacatttttggtATTATAGTAATgctattttacagtattaccattttttactgtatttttgttgaccccaaacatttgagaAGTAGTGTATGTATAATGCATGTATGTATTCacttataattgttattatttaaagccATGCCTTTCCTAATTAATGTATAACATTGTAATCATACATGACatcatttatgtaataatacTGAAAAGAAATGGCAGATTACATTCATAGGTTTTATTTTAACTCTATGTTTAATATTTCAGGTGCTCAGGCTGTTGCTTCCCTTTGCTCTTCGGTCCCAGCGGAAGCTTACGGGATGGTTAAAGAATTCTGTTTCCAGTCATGTGGATCCAGAGAGCTGCTCCAGCTCCTTCCTTCTAAAGATGCTGCAGTTAGCACCATGGTTCTTTGCCACAGAAATGAAACTATGCTGGAAGAACTGAAggtttgttaaaatgttaaagtagACATCTTTAGGTGTTCATTTGatcatttgaattattttcatttaattaattcacttaattattttcattttagttcacccaaaaatgaaaattatcccatgatttactcactcacattatttttgtgtatttggtgtaatgcaatgtttttgaggTTTGAGGTtgagaaaacattattttcattatactgtacattactattgctcctctctgccccgCCTTTCTGAAACGCTTTGtcgctttctttcttcagtcgtaaagaaattatgttttttgaggaaaacatttctgcatttttccccatataatgtactgctatggtgccccaattttgaacttctaaaatgcagtttaaatgcggcttcaaacgatcccaaatgctgttgtaaactaacccagacgaggaagaagggtcttatctagcaagaCAGttggttatttacattaaaaaaatacaatttaaatactctAATTAAATCAcagctcatcttgccttgcagtccttgaactctgtgtattctggctcaagacagttagggtatgtcgaaaaactccatattttatccttcaacttcaaaaattatttaaaaatcatcctacatcacagcagaagttccaacccagtgtttgcaaagtgaacatgcaaagaagatcaaacacccttaacaaaaaggtaaaacagtgatataggacgattttgaagttgagggagaacatgagatgggagtttttcgatataccctaactgtcatgaacaggaacaaaacagtccagccagagtaagacaaaacgagcatttggcattaaaaagtatataaattgtattatttttattaaaataaccaatttcgttagataagacccttcttcctcggctgggatcatttacaactgcatttgggattgtttgaagccgcatttaaactgcattttggaagttcaaaatcggggcactatatcagtccattatggatgaaaaatgctgaaatgtttttctcaaaaaacatgatttccttacgactgaagaaagaaagacatgaacatcgtggatgacaatggggtgagtaaattatttgtaaattgttgttctggaagtggacttcttctttaaccTTTTGTGTACAGCTGGCATTGTAGGCCACTCTctcaggttcaggaaacagtcctctATAAAATGCACAGCACCCACTTGAATATTTGtgttgtactgttctggaacagtgttgtaaataaaacttaaccactgatttctagtgttctcatttggaaggccaaacaaagtactTCGCTTTCGCAATGAAACACATGCAGCCGGTGTAAAAACTTGCGCCTTCTTTCTTTGCATATACATGTGACGGTGTTATGCAAATCTACCCACACTGTGACATAGACATGTAGGGGCATGTTTGAACAAGCTGTTTTAGGAAGGTGTGGCTGAGTCTTaccttttataataaatatctcTTTGAGTTTGAGACTTTAAGCTTTGCAACTTTtcagatcttatatatgcacaaacagcttttaactttttaactccaaagacaaaggagaACGAGAAAccgcatcatatgacccctttaattcaattccaattgtattcgtctgaaataagaaagtcacatacacctaggatggcttgaaggtgagtaaatcatggtgtaattttaatttttgggtgaactgtccctttaaaagcaCCACTATAATAGTTTGtatattgattaattaaaactCTAATGGCATTTTGCtgctacaatttaaaacatctgtcTTAGATGTATTTAATAACAtctgttttaatgcttttatactcTCATGTTATGAGACAAGGAAGAATCTAGACTAATGATACAGTCTTTAGGAAACTTGATGGCCAAATAAAAGATGCATTGAAATCATCGGAATATTAACAGTGCTTACTTTTATATCGTCAGTAAAATCAGCACAGATAAATCGTGAATGTGCAATATATTGCCCCGCTCTAATAATAATCCTTGTTTGTGCTGTCTTCGCACTCATTCTGTTGGGTGTATTTTAAGTGCATTCTTGCCTCTCTGTTAGCTCTCCAagctatttattttgtttcttgtaTTTTTAAGTTCCAAATTCCAAATGACTCTTTCCAGATTTACTGGATTCCGtttattcattcaaatttaTTGCATTAATTCCCTCTTTCACTTCTCTCATATGATGAACATTTGTTCCATTTGTTGGACAGATGACATGCCAAAGAGCAGAACATGTGTTACGACTGACTCTAAGGGAGCCCTACGCCCTGCTTGGAGGAGGCTGCACGGAGACGCTGCTGGCCACCCACATCACACACATGGTATCCTATTCCACTGAGTTACACATCACATTCACTTGCATTTCTACTGTATTGATTATAAAGTTCCACTTGTCAGAATTTTATGAAAAGATTCATACATTATGCATTCCTTTTTCAGAGGGATTAAGTGTGAAATTTATTTCCAAGGCTTGCCAAGCGCCACATTTATGCCTGACTAGATTTTTAAATCTTTcctgtttgatttatttttttgttttgttttttgatatcTTACAGCTTTTGTTAATCCAGCCCCAATTTTGGGTTaaatcattttgaacaaaatgcaaaaacaacaataaacaacaCTGAAATTAGGCCTTCATATCTGGTTAAAACCATAatcatttaaaaccattttgaGGCCATGCTAGTCAGAAGTCATTTAACAAATCTGACATGTGTTGATGAATATTCACAATAATTGAATATTCATATTCAGACCAGTATTCACAAAATGTCAATTTAACTTATTTCATTgagtgtttttgaaaatgtatgaaTAATTAGTGGCAAATCTActcatatgtatttaaaataacctaaaATGACCACTAGGGGAGCTGTGACCAAACAACTCTACTTAAAATGGTCATGCCGTTGATGTACCCTGTAATTTCTGCCTGCtgctatatttaatttttttttgtcacttacTTCACAGAATGAGTCCAAGGCGGCAGCAACAGCTGCAGCTCTGTGTGTCTCTCAATCTGAGTTCCTCATGGCAGTCAAAGCGTTCTGCAGCTCTCTGCAATCTGTGGCTCTTTCCTTAGAGCATGATGGACAGGACTGTCTCATTGACCTGACATTTGCTCACCGCTGGTTCTCAGATACATACTGCAAAACCTGTGGATGTGGCCTGGTGGGGGACAGATCTAACCTTGAGAAGACCCCTCTAAATACGTCTTATCACACTTTCTCTCCTGTTTCCTTGGAAAGCACTGACAGACAGCCTAGAATATTAGATTCATTTTCTGCCAAGCTCAATGCTTTGAATGTGGCCATTGAGATGGCTAATTTTGTACTTGATGTAAAGTATATAATTAAGGATATCAATTGAATTGTGATGAATGAAAAGCTGTGCTTTGAATAAAGGTTGTAGGTTTGATGTATTTTGTAATCATATGTTgctcaaatgtatttttatttctaagaaCTCCATTTGGTAACATACATTCCTTACATTTAAACcaccaaaatcaaaatatgaggaacacagagtgtctcttttttttgtatgtgaccctggaccacaaaaccagtcgtaagtaggacaggtatatttgtagcattagccaacaatacattcattggtatattaagtaaagatcatgttccattaaaatattttgtacatttcctaccataaatatatcaaaacttaatttttgtttcataatatgcattgctaagaacttaatttagacgactttaaaggcaattttctcaatattttgatttttttgcaccgcCAGATTCACGATATTCAAATCaagtcatatcctaacaaacatcaatggaaagcttatttatgatgtataaatcttcaAACTgagccttatgactggttttgtggtccagggtcacatatgatgcTGCAAGAGTCACCTTCACATTTTCCAAATATGCAAGCCGCTACATCCATCGTAAGGACAGTTTTTATATTaagcaaaataaagtttaatggttactaaaaagtatttttggtaGGGACATTTTCTCAGTTCATCCATATTTGACAAGTGTgattaaaagttaattttgtaCCCTGCCTGAGTCATCCTCATTGTGCCTTTGAGCACACTTATCTCCAGGTAGCTTCAAGGCTGATGTTCCTGTAATTAGTGCACTGAAAGGATAAAAACCTCTGCTAAATTACCACACAGAAGTATCTACTTTGAAGGAAATTATATATTGTAGGAAAGAACACCGGGTGTGTATTTAGTAGATGTAGCCTAGTTCTTCACACTAGGTGTAGTCTTTGATCCTTCCAATATGTTAACATTCCTGCTGTTAATTTGGCTGTTCGGTTAACTTGAAATGCACTTTCACTCGATTATTTTGTTCTTTAACAACCAAACATATCCGAAAGAGGTTCTTATCGGGCTCGCTAACCTTTTATGACGGATTCAGTCCGATTTGTAAGTGAATCACAAAGACAGGTTTTATGAACCGGTTCAACTGATTCAAATCAAAGAACGACTGGTTCACAAAATGGTAGTCTCTCGTATGTAAATCGTAGCgtacaataaaactgtttttatcatAGGTTATTTAGGAAGAAGTGAGGTAAATAATTGTTTTCGCTCACTGTATGAATTTCTCCAGATGTTTTAGCCTTTTATGATGCCATAGACGGCAATGGAACAGCTCTTTCTGCTTGTTTCCAGCTTTTGATAGGGCACTTTCTGATTTTTCCACAACTTTGCTTTTCCAGCAAGTCTACTGACACAATTTTAAGTCTTATGAAATACAAGTGATAATCTTAAGAGTCAATGAATCATGCTCATTTATTCGTGTGACGCAATAAGAACCAGATGTGGGTAAAACAGACAtttctttataaaagtaatatctTATTTACCTTCTTCTTACCTTGATGAATACGATTATCTTAAAACCACTTTTAAGATTAGCATAAACATtctatttattatacatattttttactttaaatatgaaaaaaatatgcattgttaataACACCACCATTTAATAACAAATTTCTGATTAGGCTATTTTTCAGGTTTACTAAACACACTGTCCATCACTGTTCAGCAAACAGATAATCACAACCCCAAACTTAATCAACCCTGTTGTATCAAACTAGTTAAGATGCTCATGTTGTAATAGTCAGTGTTTACACTTTTTGGACAAATCAGCCTACTTACAGTTTCCCCTACATATTAAGCTGCAATAgaagaaagtattttaaaaattacaaatagcTACACACAAATATACTAACAACTGCAATAACATACTgtacaaatgataaaaaaaaaaagtctacactcttaaaaataaaggtgtttcacaatgccatagaagaacctttttttgtctaaatggttccataaagaacctttaacatctgaagaacctttctgtttcacaaaaagttctttgtggcgaaagaagattcttcagattataaaaaggtaagaaagagatggttctttaaagaacctttgactgaatggttctttgtggaaccaaaaatggttcttctatggcatctctgtgaagaaccttttaaagcacctttatttttaagagtgtatgctgTAGTAAAGTGTCCTGTTGTGATTAAGCCATTATCATACAGGATTacaaaaccattacaaataATCTGGTAACATGTTAAAGTCATAAACTGTAGAGTCTTTCCTGCATACTGTATGCTAAATCAGATTATGAAAACAAGCCTAAAATACAGGTGTACACTTTAGCAATTAAGAAGATGAATTCTTTTCTTCTGTCAGAACAAAACTCCATTTAGCTGTCATGGCTCCTCAGAAAATGAAGGGTATAAGAGATTTTCTTGATCTGGGGAAATCTTTGAACTTCTCTTTATAGAACCTGGAACACATTAGAAAAACCACATGTATTTTTCTAACACTCATTTCAGTGCATCAATGCACTGTATTCTCAAAACCCATGATATACCAAATGAAAGTTTCTGTTAGTAAGGTTTTAAATTTATAAGTGCTATTAATTTTACAAGGTGTTTTTACTTTACCTGTGATGGTGATAGGCTCTTGGGCCTATGAAgcaaattgtgaaaaaagcGAAAGCAAATGTGGGTAAAGACCAGGTAGCAACAGCGTAGCCCAGCCACTCTACAATCTCCCCAAAGAAATTTGCTCCAGACACATACTCAAACAAACCGCCTACAGTTAAAGCAAACACATAAATCAGCTTAGCATTTATTCAGTGAAGCTAATTGCAGTTTGCTTACAGAGACATAAAGAgagataaatataataaatgatgagTGCTGCTAACAGTAAAGAGACCTAAAATATCAGTACCTCTTGGGATTTTATAGGAAATTTCTCCAGGCTTTCTCAGGCTGCGAAGAATGTGGTCACTGTGAATATTGATTCCCATTCCtatgaaaaatattatcaaacctagaaaaataaagatacatattttaaacatcATTAGATAAACATGTACAACTTTATATAAACATCAAGCAATTCCAAACGATAACCTCTAATACTCTACACTTTTAAACATtgaagattattttttttaaagaaatgctcCCTGAAAGGTTCTTAAAGGAgacgttcacttccagaacaaaaatgtacagataatttactcaccccctcatccaagatgttcatgtctttctttcttcagtcataaagaaattgtttcttgaggaaaacatttcaggaatgttctccatatagtggacttctacggtgcccacgagtttgaacttctaaaatgcagtttaaatgcaggctctaaacgatcacagacaaagaaaaagggtcttatccagcgaaaatgactttttaacctcaaatgctcgtcttgtctagctctgcgttgTGTATGCGCACTCTGTGTGATCTAAGTCAATACAATTAGGGTAGGTCAataaactcccatctcattttcttctccaacttcaaaatcgccctacatcgctgttttaccgtttttttgtaaagggcgtttgaccttctttgcacgttcactttgtaaacactgggtcgttACTTTTGCAACAatgatgattttggcattgggggagaaaatgagatgggagtttttcgacctaccctaaatgtattgacctggattacaggGAGTATGCATGCatatcgcagagctagacaaggcaAGCATATGaagttaaaaactatataaattttacatggactagataagacccttctaccTCGGCTGCCTtttaaagctgtatttaaattgcattttggaagtttaaactcacgggcaccatagaagtccactatatggagaaaattcctgaaatgttttcctcaagaaacataatttctttatgactaaagaaagaaagacatgacatttttgttctggaagtgaatttctcctgTGACGTTGCTGCAAAAACCCACTTTTGGAACGTTTatttaagtaaatttatttGACAGTAACATAAtcattttttgaatatattcCAAAAATATAACAGAAAGGCTGAGCAAAATAAGAATTATATGAGAATTATCTCCTTTTCAGTTCACAAGTTGGAATTTGAAATGAACTGATCAACAAATTTAATGAATTTCATTACTCCAACAAAAgctttgtaataataatt is from Labeo rohita strain BAU-BD-2019 chromosome 13, IGBB_LRoh.1.0, whole genome shotgun sequence and encodes:
- the mkks gene encoding McKusick-Kaufman/Bardet-Biedl syndromes putative chaperonin isoform X2; the encoded protein is MSEPLLKMISTAVQHHTTRYSDCGLFMGIFMLGLIENTQKCNLRTVAAAKVYKHLVEECNTYLKGDSCGCKVPVDFTSCDSLIALARSMITSKPACMLNSRETQHISSLITQVFLYSIPCNSCCFGRTVTIGIEGQAVSNSSVFPGLLVDVPQMLEPADLNRLGSGPFKVVLFNVSLSGDISEVGDVILEIHKGVDPEHDLLQQLLKLGEQVVKDKVRLFACQKVVHPILQHYLRKHGVVVIERLGLALMEPFVQITGAQAVASLCSSVPAEAYGMVKEFCFQSCGSRELLQLLPSKDAAVSTMVLCHRNETMLEELKMTCQRAEHVLRLTLREPYALLGGGCTETLLATHITHMNESKAAATAAALCVSQSEFLMAVKAFCSSLQSVALSLEHDGQDCLIDLTFAHRWFSDTYCKTCGCGLVGDRSNLEKTPLNTSYHTFSPVSLESTDRQPRILDSFSAKLNALNVAIEMANFVLDVKYIIKDIN
- the mkks gene encoding McKusick-Kaufman/Bardet-Biedl syndromes putative chaperonin isoform X1, with translation MFRKLNNKLTLGMSRICTKKPAVCTDEPLSNSNICQKISLLRNILSTAYGPTGRLKQIHNNVGGHVLTTSTSTALLKRVDMSEPLLKMISTAVQHHTTRYSDCGLFMGIFMLGLIENTQKCNLRTVAAAKVYKHLVEECNTYLKGDSCGCKVPVDFTSCDSLIALARSMITSKPACMLNSRETQHISSLITQVFLYSIPCNSCCFGRTVTIGIEGQAVSNSSVFPGLLVDVPQMLEPADLNRLGSGPFKVVLFNVSLSGDISEVGDVILEIHKGVDPEHDLLQQLLKLGEQVVKDKVRLFACQKVVHPILQHYLRKHGVVVIERLGLALMEPFVQITGAQAVASLCSSVPAEAYGMVKEFCFQSCGSRELLQLLPSKDAAVSTMVLCHRNETMLEELKMTCQRAEHVLRLTLREPYALLGGGCTETLLATHITHMNESKAAATAAALCVSQSEFLMAVKAFCSSLQSVALSLEHDGQDCLIDLTFAHRWFSDTYCKTCGCGLVGDRSNLEKTPLNTSYHTFSPVSLESTDRQPRILDSFSAKLNALNVAIEMANFVLDVKYIIKDIN